A window of the Synchiropus splendidus isolate RoL2022-P1 chromosome 6, RoL_Sspl_1.0, whole genome shotgun sequence genome harbors these coding sequences:
- the pde12 gene encoding 2',5'-phosphodiesterase 12, with product MNHFRTFLSLLPRRLRSPSGLTVTTRAWPSVSSMEPVVVRCSPAEPKLTISFRLDGTNKHMQRELDEPLSRALTRISNGIIKSQGKAKKKKKKNEAEAPESAENSVVKLLLHGSEVSGELPNSEAWQDGAVLQVGDQSFSVCRNPPNFTTAELPVSVMAGFPVCPKLEIEFGSLEDCEFAWFKENCTRPDAGDGPCHDSPWKEVGSSRVYVPCNQDIGHRLKLVCTAKDGGRTGLVKELLSVSAVEAGPGVCTCDNRHQYTMREAQWPTMRVVSYNILADIYAKTELSRTVLYTYCAPYALELDYRQNLIKKELAGYNADIICLQEVDKGVFVDSLGPALDAFGLDGVFRIKEKQHEGLATFYRRSKFKLLSSHDVVLSEVLTSDPVHAELLQKLSLSVSLKEKMLQRSTSLQVSILEDQTKPGRKVCVANTHLFWHPTGGNIRLFQMGVALKHLHRVISEVAPGAPLVFCGDFNSTPSSGVFQLVRETSVPQQHQDWSSSGPNDSCNMELCSGFPPLLSACGEPAYTNYVGGFNGCLDYIFIQPELMKVEQVIPLPSHQEVTTYEALPSVAHPSDHIALVCDLHWIP from the exons ATGAACCATTTCCGCACGTTTCTGTCACTGCTTCCCCGTCGTTTGCGCTCTCCTTCCGGGTTGACAGTGACTACTAGAGCGTGGCCGTCCGTCAGCAGCATGGAGCCAGTGGTGGTGCGCTGTTCCCCCGCAGAACCCAAACTGACCATCTCTTTCCGTCTGGACGGCACCAACAAACACATGCAGCGGGAACTGGACGAGCCGCTGTCAAGGGCTTTAACTCGCATCTCCAATGGCATCATCAAGAGTCAGGGCAAAgcgaagaaaaagaagaagaaaaatgaagcgGAAGCACCAGAGAGTGCCGAGAATTCAGTGGTCAAGCTTCTGCTCCACGGCAGCGAAGTGTCCGGGGAGCTTCCCAACTCGGAGGCTTGGCAGGACGGGGCGGTGCTGCAGGTGGGGGACCAGAGCTTTTCGGTGTGCAGGAACCCTCCCAACTTCACCACCGCCGAGCTCCCTGTGTCTGTGATGGCTGGATTCCCAGTGTGTCCCAAACTGGAGATTGAGTTCGGCAGTTTGGAAGACTGCGAGTTCGCATGGTTCAAGGAAAACTGCACCAG GCCAGATGCAGGAGACGGACCCTGTCATGACTCTCCGTGGAAAGAGGTCGGGTCTTCACGTGTTTACGTCCCATGCAATCAGGACATCGGACATAGACTCAAGCTGGTCTGCACGGCCAAGGACGGAGGACGCACAGGCTTGGTGAAGGAGCTGCTCTCAGTGAGCGCAGTGGAGGCTGGACCAGGCGTGTGCACCTGCGACAACCGACACCAGTACACAATGAGAGAGGCCCAGTGGCCTACCATGAGGGTGGTGAGCTACAACATCCTGGCAGACATCTATGCCAAGACAGAGCTGTCCAGGACTGTGCTGTACACCTACTGCGCACCCTACGCCCTGGAGCTGGATTACAGGCAGAACCTCATCAAGAAGGAGCTCGCTGGCTACAACGCTGACATCATCTGTCTGCAGGAGGTCGATAAAG GTGTGTTTGTTGACAGTTTGGGACCGGCACTTGATGCTTTCGGCTTGGATGGAGTGTTTCGGATCAAGGAGAAGCAACACGAAGGACTGGCAACATTCTACCGCAG GTCCAAATTCAAGTTGTTGAGTTCTCATGACGTCGTGCTGAGTGAagtgttgacctctgaccccgttCACGCAGAGCTGCTTCAGAAGCTTTCATTGTCTGTTTCACTGAAGGAGAAAATGCTGCAGAGGTCCACCAGTTTGCAG GTCAGTATTCTGGAGGACCAGACTAAACCTGGCAGGAAAGTGTGTGTGGCCAACACTCACCTCTTCTGGCATCCGACAG GTGGGAATATTCGTTTGTTCCAGATGGGTGTGGCTCTGAAACACCTTCATCGCGTGATCAGTGAGGTTGCACCTGGAGCTCCACTGGTGTTCTGCGGAGACTTCAACTCCACACCAAGCTCAG GGGTGTTCCAGCTGGTCAGAGAGACATCAGTCCCACAGCAGCACCAAGACTGGAGCAGCTCGGGTCCAAATGATTCCTGTAACATGGAGCTGTGCTCGGGTTTCCCCCCACTGCTGAGTGCATGTGGTGAACCTGCATACACCAACTATGTGGGAGGATTCAACGGCTGCCTAGACTACATCTTCATCCAGCCAGAACTAATGAAG GTCGAACAGGTGATTCCTCTGCCAAGCCATCAGGAGGTCACAACCTATGAGGCTCTGCCCAGTGTGGCCCACCCTTCAGACCACATTGCTCTGGTCTGTGACCTACATTGGATCCCATGA
- the atp6ap1la gene encoding ATPase H+ transporting accessory protein 1 like a, whose amino-acid sequence MAVSLRTRCSVLLFLSVLHLPPSFCLPDLQSPDRATKNQNHDSIWSVADHLQNPETTQRKLLQISGALLPFPPLKVLSHGEPCILLQARTLSLRYERQKQLDLTERAFSPLRSVDTSQSVCRHDKATLVMRFGDVENLRGLSIRIQLSNSLYESSGQWWFSVDSISLLYNTSEEAVFNVTEMFAPSSASYHCTHVSSLERHKALLLPGTGLARRWTLTFTDFQIQAFNITSGRFSSPSDCSTFLTPAILMGLVTSLILLLVLAYALHLLVHLKHIEHEDQRKADIYFSQHLDESEQGSVENIDERNDL is encoded by the exons ATGGCTGTTTCCTTGAGGACACGGTGCTCGGTGCTTTTGTTCTTGTCTGTCCTCCACCTGCCGCCGTCCTTCTGCCTTCCAGACCTGCAGAGCCCTGACAG GGCCACCAAAAATCAGAACCATGATTCCATCTGGTCTGTTGCAGATCATCTGCAG aatcCTGAAACAACTCAGAGAAAACTTCTTCAAATATCAGGAGCATTACTTCCTTTCCCACCACTAAAG GTCCTTTCTCACGGGGAGCCTTGCATCCTGCTGCAGGCCagaactctctctctccgctaCGAGAGGCAGAAACAGCTGGACCTGACAGAGCGAGCCTTTTCTCCGCTCCGATCTGTTGATACCAGTCAGTCTGTGTGCCGCCATGACAAAGCTAC ACTCGTCATGAGATTTGGAGATGTGGAGAACTTGAGAGGCTTATCCATCAG GATACAGCTGAGCAACTCCTTGTATGAATCCTCTGGTCAGTGGTGGTTCTCTGTGGACAGCATCTCTTTGCTCTACAACACTTCAGAGGAAGCTGTCTTCAATGTCACTGAGATGTTCGCCCCGTCCTCGGCTTCCTACCACTGCACCCATGTCAGCAGCCTGGAGCGCCACAAggctctgctgctgcctggcACTGGCCTCGCTCGCCGCTGGACGCTGACTTTCACTGACTTCCAG ATTCAGGCCTTCAACATCACTTCAGGTCGATTCTCTTCACCCAGCGACTGCAGCACTTTCTTAACTCCTGCCATCTTAATGGGCCTCGTCACGTCTCTGATCCTGTTACTAGTCCTAGCCTACGCCCTGCACCTCCTCGTCCATCTGAAACACATTGAGCACGAGGACCAGCGCAAGGCAGACATCTACTTCTCCCAACACCTGGACGAGTCAGAACAGGGCAGCGTGGAAAACATAGACGAGAGGAACGATCTATAA
- the rps23 gene encoding 40S ribosomal protein S23: MGKCRGLRTARKLRNHRREQKWHDKQYKKAHLGTALKANPFGGASHAKGIVLEKVGVEAKQPNSAIRKCVRVQLIKNGKKITAFVPNDGCLNFIEENDEVLVAGFGRKGHAVGDIPGVRFKVVKVANVSLLALYKGKKERPRS, translated from the exons ATGG GAAAGTGCCGTGGTCTGCGTACTGCCAGAAAACTCCGTAACCACCGCCGTGAGCAGAAATGGCATGATAAACAGTACAAGAAGGCCCATCTGGGTACCGCCCTGAAGGCCAACCCTTTCGGAGGAGCTTCTCACGCCAAAGGCATTGTCCTTGAGAAAGT TGGTGTGGAGGCCAAACAGCCCAACTCTGCCATCAGGAAATGTGTGAGAGTGCAGCTCATCAAGAACGGGAAGAAGATCACCGCTTTCGTCCCCAACGACGGCTGCCTCAACTTCATCGAG GAAAACGATGAAGTCTTGGTGGCAGGATTCGGACGTAAAGGCCACGCTGTGGGTGACATTCCCGGAGTTCGTTTCAAGGTGGTCAAAGTGGCCAATGTGTCCCTGCTGGCTCTCTACAAAGGCAAGAAGGAGAGGCCCAGGTCATAA